The genomic region ttGTTTACTTTTCTGTAAGGAAGCTGGCTGTATAATTAGTAGCCAAATACATTTAGAAACAACCAAAGATACTGAATCTACACAAAACCAATACATACAGCTACAATCAAAGAATGACAGGAATATAGGTTCCCCTTTTTAGCACAGAGATCTAGGccatttaaatataactaaataaGGCCAATTCTCTACCTGGCCCTTCAGGGCACAGTCGTGATGAGTTATAAATAAACGTTCAGATAAGAGGGCTATCAGcaacttattatattattgaacaAACAAAGTACTTACTTTGTTAGTAACAATAATACAAGGCCATTTTCCCGCTGTAAGTGActacttatacctaattatatttatgtcaaTGAATCACTGGGATACATGTTTTACCTCCTTGGAATGTTCCAATGAGGTTGAACTAAAAAGGATGCATGTACATTGTACACCTATTGCAATCAGCCGGTCagaaattatgaatatttatgataCAATAATATCTTGACTGTTTTCCGGCCAGGGGGTTAGGATATTTAGGTATGCAGGAATGTTTTCGTACACTGGACCTATAAGCTAGTACCTATATTCATAAATGACTGTATGCATATCCTGACAATAGCACGATAAGGATTTTGAAGATGCAAAACAATCTATTATGTCCTACCTACTTGAAatttagtgaaaacaatttaattcaatGACCCATTATTTAAAGCGACAAGTACCACAAGTGCACTCAGGTCatgttatcattatttacaGTTTCGCACGTTATCCTTGATGCGAACATTTTCTTTACCTAAGCGCAAAGTCGAATGAATGGTTATTTATGCGTAAACAACATAATCTCGACAATCGCTAAGTGGAAACTATTAAAACGTTCACCTTTAACATAACCTCCTTAACAGACGTTTTacatgttattttgtaaataacctaggtacataaaatcctattttattatttgctgaAACGCATCAAGTGAAGTTCAAATATATTATGCTTGAAGCAACAAAATGCTACTCGACTCAAGTGTCATAGATATTTCCTGTACATAGTAATGTGAGCTAGCAGTATTTGTAGAACAAATGGCATTAAAAATATCCTATCAATGCAGTTTTCTTTTTGTCAATATCAAGGTCAATGTAAATGTCTCAATCAAATACAACTTGCTTATAGAAGTATAACAAATACGTACGACTGTTGAGAAACTTGTTTGAATCCTAATTTGCATCATCGAATCGTCataattttatgtcaaaaaaGCAAAAAACTTAAGGTTTGCGATTACACGGTTGAAATCGTctaaaataactttacaaataaatatactcAAACTAAACAATACATTGTTAGgtaagaaaaactcaaaaacggCTGAGCTTATTTACGTCCGAAGCTAAAGGACACAGGACAGGTACCTGGCGATGATTAAAGGTACACACTACACTTTATTCGGATGTACGAAGCATCTACAAATGGGAAACCAAATAAAGTTgatatacttaaattataatcaGAACCTCACCTCGTGTTATAAATAGAATCTCAGGCATGAATCAATGAAACGCTTTGGAAAAtctttcagtaggtacttattgggaagctagactatgcCCAAGTAACATACGCCGCATTTTACCCAGAAAAgggaagtagttctcacgggacacgggagaaaccgcgggaaaacagctagtagataataaatataagGGTCAAAAATACATACGAGTGCCTCCTAATCTCGTGCACAGTGGGCCTAAGGTCTGGGTCCCTCTTGAGCATGTTAGTTAGAAGCAAGCCGAGCGTGGGGCCCAGCGAGGGTGGTGGCGGCGCCGGCTCGCCGCGACCGATCGACTCCAGCAATCGGTATACGTTGTCACCCTCGAACGGGTACCGGCCCGTCGTCATGTTGTACCTGGGAAAAATATAGGTGTAAGTATGTTATGATGCACAAATTTTGGAATAAAACATGTCTAAGTACAGTTTTCGCAAAACTCGAAGGCGGTGAATAGGTAACTAAATTAGTAGTAGGTACTAGCGCAATGTTCCATAACGACAAAATGTTTGGAGAGAAGTATACTGTTGAGTCTACCAACCATTTTCGTACTTATTGTGTCATCTCTAGATGTCATTAGTTATGGTATGTacatgttatggaccaagtgataaattgggcagtatacataatgcccggtcattatgaaaaatgcccaatatgagagtgcaatttgataataattattcaaataatcaaattgaccgggcactatacatattgcccgtgaccgggacactatacatattgcaatttattactGTGAGCATATTAAgcaataaattgataaaacgCATTATTTCGCTAGTCAAAACAGGTAAATCTGAGATTATTTGTTCTCACCAAACAATGCAGTGTATTTGCCCAGAAGCTATACTTAGGCACTTAATAAATCAATgacttaatgaaaataatttatttatgtatacagAGTGACAAACAAGTGAACACATATAGCAGTTAGCATgattaatagtttttaattaatcatgAGTCACAatgtttactaacaaaataatgtgCAATAGGTGTGTAATTGAACTTTGAAGTATTACACCCAAATTTTTCGCTATTGCAACCCTTGGCAataatgaaaaagttttaatatttttctaatttcatattttaggaAAAAAGTGTAAATGAATTAGAgacccaaaattaaaaaaaatatatattgtatttaaactTAACATAAACTGTCATCTGAAATCATAATGAGACCCACACAATCCTGAGTCACGCAGATAATGCGCCCTTTGTGAAAGGAAACAATGCTAAAGCAAAAGGTCAGTGTTACTGGGTAATGTTCTATTTTCGTTGACTTACAATGTAACTCCACTGCTCCAGATATCGACTTTGACGCCGGAGAATTGTTCGGCGCCGTTTGCGATCTCTGGCGGCTGAAATGCTGGCGACCCCTGCCCCGTGTAACATGTGTCCTCGGGCGAAAACATGTCTAAAGCCTGGAATATCAAACGTTAGCTTTTTATGTTTCAAGACATTGTATAGGgaacaaaatgtttttgtgtaaaagagtaatatgtatgtagagtATTATGTATCttgaaattacaaattaaattgataattttgtacaaaGCAGGATGTGGCAAGGCCAGAATtgtgttcttggttattttttatttgaattatagtTTGTTTGGAAAAGCCTCAGAAAGATTAAATCTATGCTTATTTGATTTTACTGCTTGATTtcctatttaaattaaaataacgtaACAGTATCAGTAGGTACTCTGAAACATTGAAAATTATATAGTCTGCCAACAGCTAGAttagcaaaattaatttaatcaagtTGGCAAATCCAATGCCATATGGTAGGTATCTGCAAGAGCATCAATTTACAATATTGAGGGGCTTAACATTACAGTAGTAAATGATTGCTTGCTTTATTAACAACAGTAACAAAGCCACATTCAATTCTCTTGTAAAGTGTATAAGCACTTGTATGCTGCTATCAATTGAATTATCTAGCCAGATTAACAGTAGGCCGTTAATTAGATGACAGAGTACATACTACATGCTCTGCACTTTATATGCCTCTCTTGacactgtaggtaggtacctactcttgaTATTTACTGACATGAAATTTTATATTGCTTTACAATTTTCAGATACCTTTACAGCTAATTTGGTCTTAATCATATCATGCTTTCAATGAGAGATACTGTGAAATTTCATGAGAATTTTTGCAGCTGTTTACAAATATATACTTCCTttgaaaaattaagtaaaagagTAGACTAATTTACCTCAGCAACTCCAAAATCAGTGATTTTCAGTGTATGGTCTAGAGTCAGCAACAAGTTTCCTGGCTTGATATCCTTGTGAACAACCCCCTGACCATGCAAGTACTCTAAGCCGTCCAGAAGCTGCGTGAAGTAGTCATGGGCTTGCCGCTGAGGAAACTTCTTGCCTGGACTTCCTTCCAACATATCCTAGACAAGAGGATTAAAATTATTGGTAAacatgaaaatgataaattgtttgattgaaaattaaattaatttgaaggtAATTTACAAGTAAAAGATATAGCTGAAAAAGCAATAATATGCTGAATTGATTGTTAAATACAATGTTCATTGTTACAAATGGTTGCAACAACAAAATAAGCAACAATATGAATAACCTGAGCGGTCTAGACCTTGAGGGGTCACACTCAGTAATCTTGCTAAATTATCTAGTTGAGTAAAGTTTACGGTCCAATAAAATGAGATAGTGCAAGTATATTTCTGTGTAATTCTGAGTATCCTGACTTGGTAGAAATGGAAAAGTATTGTCTTCATAAGtaaaattgaaagtaaatatttataatttacttcaTAGGTGCTAGGATAACTACAATTTATtgtactataaaataaattatatacatacCTGGAGTACACCAACACAGAACTCCATCACAAGGTACATTTTCTGCTTCTCATCATTATACATAACATCGACTAGTTCTATCACATTTTTGTGTCTAAGTATTCTCAGCAATTGTATTTCTCTCTGTACATTCTGTTCACCATTTGGTATTCTTCTCAGTTTCctctttttcaatattttaacagCTCGTCTACACAGCGTCTCAGAGTCCAGCATCTCTTTAACTTTGCCATACGACCCTCCCCAACACATCTCCCATTACATACTTTCCTACCATTTTGCATTTTTTCTTCTTGCTTCTATAAATTATATCTGCGCTATCAACTCTatgaaaacataaattagtTTGGTCTAAATTAAGATCTAATTCATCTATTTGATCGTTGTCTAGCCATGTCACAGAGTGGGGCTCGGGACTTCCATCCAGCATGAAATTGTCGTCGCTCTCTTGCGGTGCAATGATGTTTGATACCTCATATTCCACATTGTCCGCATCTGGAAGACTTTCACTACTACTGATTTTTCTACACATTCTTGGATCCATTATCTACCAAAACAACACATTTGTAAATCTATGCGTACTGCAAGGCCTTTTGTCATGAGATCATGAAGgctatatcaaaataaatttatttagttaaattaCACATATCTCAAAATTTACACCATTGATGTGGACGAATAaccatataaaaattatactcTTTTTAGttgtgtgtaataaaatatgatggtaaataaaattatgaacgaTCGCGCAAATGCTCCATTAGACAAGAACCAcagataacaaaaatatttgtctaaaaTTGTTTTTGGATTTTGAAGTTCGTCTGTCAATGTTGCCACTGTAAAATCGTCTAAATAACCGCATTTAGTCGATTCTTTcaaaagtttgtaaaaaaaaaagttaataagatGTATTTTAATCAATGGTTTAATAGCATTAGCTAAAATTCAATCATCGGAATCttttattcaagtttttatctctatttcattttgtaaatagtaaGTTAAATATAAAGTTCTTTGCTGAGAGTTTTTAATCAGGAACTTGTAAAAGTACCAGGCGGTATGTATTTCACTTTCTTAAGAATGTTGATGACCCTCTGTCTCAATTTCTCCTTATATTCTAGCCTTTACCTGTTTCAATAAAACCCATcaatttacataggtacctcAGTTTTAAGGCCTGCAGCGGTTAGCTCAGACGACGGAATCCATTTTACTCAGCCAttactatattttaagtaaaaaaatatgtccagGCTCTTGGTcatgaatgtatttttgttattataaggGTTGAAAAGAAAGCATTACAAGTTTAGATAACATGTAATATATtcatatgtaaaatataaactcttttacAATACAAGTTACAAAGTGTATAAcatcaacaaaatattatgtattttagtagGTCCCTATTTATTAAACGATCACTCATTCTTGTAGTCGAAATTTGAATTGACCgcataaacattttgtttaaatattaggatagtatttttttaattattacggTGGTCAACTCAGTTGTATTTATGTTTGAGTGTGTTCATCTCGTTCTTGAGAACAGCGAGGCGTGTGAGGCAGGCATCACGCCATGCGCGCCTCTCCTGCAGTTTGTCCAAAGGTACCATGCGGTTCAGCTGTTCACAAATCGTGGCGGCACTTGGGCTGGTGGTCATTCGTGGAATCTCTCCCATTGTCTGGCTGACGCTGTGGATTGTGTCTCCGTATCTGAAACACAAagataagttaattttattttaaaatttcatatcATGTGTCGGTAAAGGAAATCATGTTTGTGCATACTTGGATTACCTTCGTACCTAAAATCGTAACATAGGTCTTTTGGAAAACATGGTGCTAGCCTTAACATTAACATTAGAACAAATAACTAGACCTAGTAGGTcgcaagtaagtaggtacaattacTGTCCCGTTTGGAAATTGATCCCGGGACAGGACTAACATCAACTCTCCCACCGGCCGCTGCTTCACATACTGAATATACTGAATCCTGATTCGCTAGAAAATTCAGTTTGGTATAAATGATCAATTTGTTATCACCTATCTGATGTCATCTACTTTAAAGTTTAACGAACCTTTCAATGTAAGACTTCATGCCCTCCGCGTTCAAATGTGCAGTCTCCAGAGATCCGAGGAAAGCGTATCTCATTCCAAGTCCTTCTGAGATTACTTTATCGATGTCTTCTACGTTGACGACCTTCGCGTCGACCAATCTCAAACCTCATCCAGAATAGCATACCTAGCAAAAAACATTTAGgttaaagcttttatttaaatatttttcaacaaactAAATAGGTAGATACTAGATACTTAAACAAAGCCGTTTCAATCTGATATCACCTTAACCTACTTAGGCTCATGTCTTCGCGTAACTGTCCTTGTTGGACCTTGCTTTCAGTACAGACTAATGTTTTGAAAGCAAGTTCGCATTCATGTTTTGTGATTTTGATAGATAACAATTCAAAAACAAGACTTTACCTGAACGCTCTTAGCATTGTCAGCAAAAGCCTTCCTGCCCTTAACCTCGATAGTTACGCATTGAAATGTTTTCGATATTTGGGGCTCTAGGCATGTTTTGCTCATCATAATAGGGCGATTTCTCCTCTGTCGCCTCCTCTGGAAGTAATATCGAATACTTACTGAATACGGTTGAGCACGAATCCATCAATCTCGCGGGTTAGAACAACTGGCTCTT from Helicoverpa armigera isolate CAAS_96S chromosome 4, ASM3070526v1, whole genome shotgun sequence harbors:
- the LOC110375260 gene encoding LOW QUALITY PROTEIN: serine/threonine-protein kinase STK11 (The sequence of the model RefSeq protein was modified relative to this genomic sequence to represent the inferred CDS: inserted 2 bases in 1 codon), whose amino-acid sequence is MDPRMCRKISSSESLPDADNVEYEVSNIIAPQESDDNFMLDGSPEPHSVTWLDNDQIDELDLNLDQTNLCFHRVDSADIIYRSKKKKCKMVGKYVMGDVLGXGSYGKVKEMLDSETLCRRAVKILKKRKLRRIPNGEQNVQREIQLLRILRHKNVIELVDVMYNDEKQKMYLVMEFCVGVLQDMLEGSPGKKFPQRQAHDYFTQLLDGLEYLHGQGVVHKDIKPGNLLLTLDHTLKITDFGVAEALDMFSPEDTCYTGQGSPAFQPPEIANGAEQFSGVKVDIWSSGVTLYNMTTGRYPFEGDNVYRLLESIGRGEPAPPPPSLGPTLGLLLTNMLKRDPDLRPTVHEIRRHSWVQARPPLEAGERLVTPRSRRSDELHTSTVIPYLVERHYPSAQEYFTERDYRHELGDGGSRTLSTAELSDAESSRRKRRWHSSCGRLPSCRLT